A single region of the Denticeps clupeoides chromosome 18, fDenClu1.1, whole genome shotgun sequence genome encodes:
- the il12ba gene encoding interleukin 12Ba precursor yields the protein MEQFCHQEVLWRRNGEEVAMRGNEISITVVEREGGNYSCYSDQGAWLNYTLVLVHWRYRKILQDSPHTGYMHCSAQNYTGVFQCSWTWHHTRKGTLLKFNVKRSLTGGNISCSVDASGHAIFCKDHGHCPYAEEAEHINLTLYVRSQFLLESYTRRFYIGDIVKPDPVSIQRVDNRTLGWTYPHTWNTPSSYFPLTFQVKEVACTTQRQCTCESTNPPEHKLHRTQRQMWKRRRGVALCVRARDAFCDSLWSDWSQFSKTGRKKKLNGRRQQKKTTRC from the exons ATGGAGCAGTTCTGCCATCAGGAGGTGCTGTGGAGGAGGAACGGAGAGGAGGTGGCGATGCGTGGGAATGAGATCAGCATCACTGTGGTTGAGAGAGAAGGGGGCAACTATTCCTGCTACAGTGACCAAGGGGCATGGCTTAACTACACTCTGGTGCTGGTGCACTGGCGCTACAGAAAGATCCTGCAGGACTCGCCTCATACAG GTTATATGCACTGTTCAGCACAGAACTACACCGGTGTGTTTCAATGCTCTTGGACATGGCACCACACACGAAAAGGCACCCTCCTGAAGTTCAATGTCAAACG GTCATTGACTGGTGGCAACATAAGCTGTTCTGTGGACGCAAGCGGACATGCCATTTTTTGCAAGGACCACGGCCACTGCCCATATGCCGAGGAAGCCGAACACATTAACCTCACCTTGTATGTCAGGAGTCAATTCCTGCTGGAGAGCTACACCCGTCGTTTCTACATTGGAGACATTG TGAAACCTGACCCTGTGTCAATTCAGCGTGTGGACAATCGGACACTGGGCTGGACATACCCTCACACATGGAACACCCCTTCCTCCTATTTCCCTCTCACTTTCCAGGTAAAGGAAGTGGCGTGCACAACGCAGCGACAGTGCACCTGTGAGTCCACCAACCCCCCTGAGCACAAG ttgCACAGGACACAACGACAAATGTGGAAGCGGCGGAGAGGTGTGGCCTTGTGTGTCCGTGCACGGGATGCCTTTTGTGACTCTTTGTGGAGCGACTGGAGCCAGTTCAG TAAGACTGGACGCAAGAAAAAACTAAATGGAAGAAGACAGCAAAAGAAAACCACCAGATGTTGA